A stretch of the Hydra vulgaris chromosome 09, alternate assembly HydraT2T_AEP genome encodes the following:
- the LOC136084469 gene encoding uncharacterized protein LOC136084469 translates to MLENIVVCGVKERVFWTVEKLTLGSLYYHYSKYTEAGKPKSKMADYKNVINPRLLYLEEDPDTIIKNLVPVPELHTLIGIVTTFRKLLSKLWPGFKNSNYIFFRGYHGIGFDGNNANRLLDKLYVLSRGIADQGKLDLLPVIECLRKFQSMKQATFGEKIGDIESVVFEFKMSYANLREYINTYFENISLNLTWKVHTAVNHIVPFLKSTNTDNGLGIYSEQAGESVHYEFKKTWNKYKR, encoded by the coding sequence ATGCTGGAAAATATAGTTGTTTGTGGTGTGAAGGAGAGAGTATTTTGGACGGTGGAGAAATTAACTCTTGGTTCCCTCTATTATCATTACAGTAAATACACAGAAGCTGGAAAACCAAAATCAAAGATGgctgattataaaaatgttattaatccAAGATTATTATATCTTGAAGAGGATCCAGacacaattattaaaaatttagttccaGTACCTGAGTTGCATACATTAATCGGAATAGTTACAACTTTTagaaaactattatcaaaactatGGCCTGgctttaaaaactcaaattacatatttttcagAGGTTACCATGGCATTGGATTTGATGGCAACAATGCCAACAGacttttagataagttatatGTTCTTTCTCGTGGTATTGCTGATCAAGGAAAGCTTGATTTACTACCAGTAATTGAATGTTTAAGAAAGTTTCAATCAATGAAGCAAGCCACCTTTGGAGAAAAAATTGGTGATATTGAAtctgttgtttttgaatttaagaTGTCTTATGCTAATTTAAGGGAATATATTAATACTTACTTTGAAAACATTTCTTTGAATTTAACGTGGAAAGTTCATACTGCAGTTAACCATATTGTGCCATTTCTAAAAAGTACCAATACTGATAATGGGCTTGGAATTTACTCTGAACAAGCAGGTGAATCTGTTCATTATGAGTTTAAAAAGACATGGAATAAATATAAGAGATGA
- the LOC136084470 gene encoding uncharacterized protein LOC136084470 has protein sequence MHPTLDNGLDSAKDLDHVDFVTECIIASQKESVSPNLSFTLHKSLELATSNETSQPHGVTFGSLAGLEMKNTKRTGIKRRVNHAEKITGSPYKSQLEESLTLKYKNRQPRKKCIKKDISTHQKARLNNLDAKGVINKQLCAKCQYSYGDPVDPYLKDNWDKCYKCSRWWHETCAAICGVYAKKVFTCDDCMKH, from the exons ATGCATCCTACTCTCGACAATGGGTTAGACTCTGCTAAAGATTTAGATCATGTTGATTTTGTCACAGAATGCATTATTGCTTCTCAAAAag aatctgTTTCACCAAACTTATCATTTACACTTCATAAGTCATTAGAATTAGCCACCTCTAATGAAACCTCACAACCTCATGGTGTTACATTTGGATCACTAGCTGGACTtgaaatgaaaaatacaaaacgAACAGGTATAAAAAGGAGGGTAAATCATGCTGAAAAAATTACTGGATCACCATATAAATCTCAGCTAGAGGAATCTTTAACTTTGAAATATAAGAACAGGCAGCCACGTAAAAAGTgcattaaaaaagatatatctaCACATCAAAAGGCACGTTTGAATAACCTTGATGCAAAAGGTGTgattaataaacaactttgtGCAAAATGTCAATACAGTTATGGTGATCCTGTCGATCCGTATTTAAAGGATAATTGGGATAAATGCTATAAATGCTCTAGATGGTGGCATGAAACATGTGCTGCTATATGTGGTGTTTatgctaaaaaagtatttacttgTGATGATTGTATGAAACActga
- the LOC136084957 gene encoding uncharacterized protein LOC136084957, with product MAESTFKVKSEEFNMEAKVLANLWKVDPRFTCKRRRFVKRHFDELSSDYRFSNSEEIFKVKVYYYTLDKIIVQTHKRFNGMRTINHYLAFLEPKNILTMSQQNMVKACDTLCCKYLEVFTSNLANQFVQLTTLLKLDLKHTMTIKQLAIMTTKYSVLESDFSKIYMTVLLFFTLPVTVASVERSFNKLKIIKDYKRNATTQSRLHPLALLDIEHKTASTMDVKEVENIFANAKARKKVF from the coding sequence ATGGCGGAATCtacatttaaagttaaaagtgaAGAATTTAATATGGAAGCTAAAGTGCTAGCAAACTTGTGGAAAGTTGATCCGCGTTTTACTTGTAAACGACGAAGATTTGTTAAACGTCATTTTGATGAATTATCATCAGATTATCGTTTTAGTAATAGTGAAGAAATATTCAaggtaaaagtttattattacaCACTTGACAAAATAATTGTCCAAACCCATAAACGTTTCAACGGAATGAGAACTATCAACCATTATTTAGCATTTCTTGAACCTAAGAATATATTAACAATGTCGCAACAAAATATGGTAAAAGCTTGTGATACACTTTGCTGCAAATATCTAGAGGTATTTACATCCAACCTAGCTAATCAATTTGTCCAACTTACcacattattaaaattagatttaaagcACACAATGACAATTAAACAGCTAGCAATAATGACAACCAAATATAGTGTATTGGAAAGtgatttttccaaaatttacatgacagttcttttattttttacattacccGTAACGGTTGCAAGTGTGGAgagaagttttaataaattaaaaataattaaagattaCAAAAGAAATGCAACCACTCAAAGCAGACTACATCCTCTTGCATTACTAGACATAGAGCATAAAACAGCATCAACAATGGATGTTAAAGAAGTTGAGAATATCTTTGCAAATGcaaaagctagaaaaaaagttttttaa
- the LOC136084958 gene encoding uncharacterized protein LOC136084958: protein MNDVKKLQNFLKCKLNEEDYIKLEQITEKSRESMFVKSKERLIKKFNILQSEHANGKDIARKTTKYKKDAVLNLCDTDISISHNDFLNLGPNFVPSLKSIPYMDIITTTESSALKLEYNNKVENAQNLRKNVLRILKTEKKINNNLTKEQRISFREIKNDETIAIYPFDKGTGFVRIEHSKALEKIREQIGPTKIISEDPTAILNENPTRLKNSFDFIKKAENWNVANNDIQVSYDVVNLYPSIPLKEATVILLEQLSNNLSYKNLTKLSIPEIKQLIELCLYQCYFHWNNEIHVMENSGPIGLSFMVVFAESFLQFHENNAIKMALTQNPALNLKSFLRYVDDSHARFPNIKQAKQFQDILNQQHPAIQYTIEVENETKTLNFLDITITNNTLGKYEYKVYRKEAITNIQIKPHSNHDPNILTAIFKGFLHRAYSICSKHHLQNEINFLIDMFIENGYDEKLLRNITHQFHQKRQNKNKIPSECNNLPVVSLPWVPGLSPKLRKIFRKAGYRAVFKSNPNLRSLLTSKNKTKLPSNSQPGTYIVNANYSKST from the exons atgaatgatgttaaaaaacttcaaaactttcttaaatgtaaacttaatgAAGAAGACTATATTAAATTAGAACAAATTACTGAAAAATCAAGGGAAAGCATGTTTGTTAAATCAAAAGAAcgattaataaaaaagtttaacatactTCAAAGTGAACATGCAAATGGAAAAGATATTGCgagaaaaacaacaaaatataaaaaggaCGCAGTTTTAAACCTTTGCGATACCGATATTTCCATAAGTCACAATGATTTTCTAAACCTTGGTCCAAATTTTGTACCATCTTTAAAGTCGATACCATACATGGATATTATAACAACAACAGAGTCTTCTGCGTTAAAATTAGAATACAACAACAAAGTAGAAAACGcacaaaatttaagaaaaaatgttttaagaatacTAAAAAcggagaaaaaaataaataacaatctgACAAAAGAACAGAGGATATCttttagagaaataaaaaacGATGAAACCATTGCTATATACCCGTTTGACAAAGGAACAGGTTTTGTAAGAATTGAACATTCTAAAGCTTTAGAAAAAATCCGTGAACAAATTGGTCCGACAAAAATTATTAGTGAAGACCCTACTGCCA TCTTAAATGAAAATCCGACAcgattaaaaaactcttttgactttataaaaaaagctgaaaattgGAATGTCGCCAACAATGATATTCAAGTATCTTATGATGTTGTAAATTTGTACCCGTCAATTCCGTTAAAAGAAGCCACCGTTATACTTTTAGAACAATTAAGTAAcaatttatcatataaaaacttaacaaaactAAGTATACCTGAAATAAAGCAACTCATAGAACTTTGCTTATATCAATGTTATTTTCATTGGAACAATGAGATTCACGTAATGGAAAACTCAGGACCAATCGGACTTTCTTTCATGGTTGTTTTCGCGGAATCTTTTCTACAATTCCatgaaaataatgcaattaaaatggCTTTGACACAAAATCCGGCACTTaatctaaaatcatttttaagatACGTTGACGATAGTCATGCAAGATTTCCTAACATCAAACAAGCAAAACAGttccaagatattttaaatcaacaacatcCTGCAATACAATACacaattgaagttgaaaacgaAACAAAAACGCTTAACTTTCTTGACATAACCATTACAAATAACACACTAGGAAAATATGAGTACAAAGTATATCGAAAAGAGGCAATcactaacattcaaattaaaccGCATTCAAATCACGatccaaatattttaacagCTATATTTAAAGGTTTTCTCCACAGAGCTTACTCCATCTGTAGTAAACATCATTTGCAAaacgaaataaattttttaattgacatgtttattgaaaatgggTACGATGAAAAGCTATTGAGGAATATTACACACCAATTCcatcaaaaaagacaaaataaaaacaaaattccaTCAGAATGCAACAATCTTCCTGTAGTGTCTTTACCTTGGGTACCAGGCCTTTCACCAAAACTTCGAAAAATATTCCGAAAAGCAGGGTACAGAGCAGTATTTAAATCAAACCCAAATTTAAGATctttattaacatcaaaaaacaaaacaaaactaccaaGTAACAGCCAACCTGGAACGTATATAGTAAATGCCAACTACTCAAAGTCTACAtag
- the LOC136084959 gene encoding uncharacterized protein LOC136084959, translating into MNDVKKLQNFLKCKLNEEDYIKLEQITEKSRESMFVKSKERLIKKFNILQSEHANGKDIARKTTKYKKDAVLNLCDTDISISHNDFLNLGPNFVPSLKSIPYMDIITTTESSALKLEYNNKVENAQNLRKNVLRILKTEKKINNNLTKEQRISFREIKNDETIAIYPFDKGTGFVRIEHSKALEKIREQIGPTKIISEDPTASYAAKIRRFLSKLNKKQRFSKEEYEKIYPSDPIPPRMYGVIKAHKPEKSYPMRIIISTIGTPNHGISEFLVKIIQPVLNENPTRLKNSFDFIKKAENWNVANNDIQVSYDVVNLYPSIPLKEATVILLEQLSNNLSYKNLTKLSIPEIKQLIELCLYQCYFHWNNEIHVMENSGPIGLSFMVVLAESFLQFHENNAIKMALTQNPALNLKSFLRYVDDSHARFPNIKQAKQFQDILNQQHPAIQYTIEVENETKTLNFLDITITNNTLGKYEYKVYRKEAITNIQIKPHSNHDPNILTAIFKGFLHRAYSICSKHHLQNEINFLIDMFIENGYDEKLLRNITHQFHQKRQNKNKIPSECNNLPVVSLPWVPGLSPKLRKIFRKAGYRAVFKSNPNLRSLLTSKNKTKLPSNSQPGTYIIKCNCSKVYIGETKMQVSTRMHQHQKSINENKPNLSALAYHKTFCKENIIWEKTRTLKVENKKFERKIREALEIQNNMCSARNGGINLDEGQYVKTMFWTPFLKFKNQKKPFNR; encoded by the coding sequence atgAAGAAGACTATATTAAATTAGAACAAATTACTGAAAAATCAAGGGAAAGCATGTTTGTTAAATCAAAAGAAcgattaataaaaaagtttaacatactTCAAAGTGAACATGCAAATGGAAAAGATATTGCgagaaaaacaacaaaatataaaaaggaCGCAGTTTTAAACCTTTGCGATACCGATATTTCCATAAGTCACAATGATTTTCTAAACCTTGGTCCAAATTTTGTACCATCTTTAAAGTCGATACCATACATGGATATTATAACAACAACAGAGTCTTCTGCGTTAAAATTAGAATACAACAACAAAGTAGAAAACGcacaaaatttaagaaaaaatgttttaagaatacTAAAAAcggagaaaaaaataaataacaatctgACAAAAGAACAGAGGATATCttttagagaaataaaaaacGATGAAACCATTGCTATATACCCGTTTGACAAAGGAACAGGTTTTGTAAGAATTGAACATTCTAAAGCTTTAGAAAAAATCCGTGAACAAATTGGTCCGACAAAAATTATTAGTGAAGACCCTACTGCCAGTTACGCGgcaaaaattagaagatttctttcaaaactaaataaaaaacagcgTTTTTCTAAAGAGGAATACGAAAAAATATATCCAAGTGATCCTATCCCACCTCGAATGTATGGAGTAATAAAAGCTCATAAACCGGAAAAATCGTACCCTATGAGAATAATTATCTCTACCATTGGCACACCAAACCACGGAATATCAGAATTCTTAGTTAAGATAATACAACCAGTCTTAAATGAAAATCCGACAcgattaaaaaactcttttgactttataaaaaaagctgaaaattgGAATGTCGCCAACAATGATATTCAAGTATCTTATGATGTTGTAAATTTGTACCCGTCAATTCCGTTAAAAGAAGCCACCGTTATACTTTTAGAACAATTAAGTAAcaatttatcatataaaaacttaacaaaactAAGTATACCTGAAATAAAGCAACTCATAGAACTTTGCTTATATCAATGTTATTTTCATTGGAACAATGAGATTCACGTAATGGAAAACTCAGGACCAATCGGACTTTCTTTCATGGTTGTTCTCGCGGAATCTTTTCTACAATTCCatgaaaataatgcaattaaaatggCTTTGACACAAAATCCGGCACTTaatctaaaatcatttttaagatACGTTGACGATAGTCATGCAAGATTTCCTAACATCAAACAAGCAAAACAGttccaagatattttaaatcaacaacatcCTGCAATACAATACacaattgaagttgaaaacgaAACAAAAACGCTTAACTTTCTTGACATAACCATTACAAATAACACACTAGGAAAATATGAGTACAAAGTATATCGAAAAGAGGCAATcactaacattcaaattaaaccGCATTCAAATCATGatccaaatattttaacagCTATATTTAAAGGTTTTCTCCACAGAGCTTACTCCATCTGTAGTAAACATCATTTGCAAaacgaaataaattttttaattgacatgtttattgaaaatgggTACGATGAAAAGCTATTGAGGAATATTACACACCAATTCcatcaaaaaagacaaaataaaaacaaaattccaTCAGAATGCAACAATCTTCCTGTAGTGTCTTTACCTTGGGTACCAGGCCTTTCACCAAAACTTCGAAAAATATTCCGAAAAGCAGGGTACAGAGCAGTATTTAAATCAAACCCAAATTTAAGATctttattaacatcaaaaaacaaaacaaaactaccaaGTAACAGCCAACCTGGAacgtatataataaaatgcaactGCTCCAAAGTCTACAtaggtgaaacaaaaatgcagGTAAGTACGCGGATGCATCAACATCAGAAGAGCATTAATGAAAACAAGCCTAATCTATCTGCATTAGCATATCATAAAACCTTTtgcaaagaaaatattatttgggAAAAAACAAGAAcgttaaaagtagaaaataaaaagtttgaaagaaaaattagagaGGCGttagaaatacaaaacaacatGTGCTCTGCGCGAAACGGCGGAATTAACCTTGATGAAGGCCAATAtgtaaaaactatgttttggacgccatttttaaaatttaaaaatcaaaagaagccattcaaccgctga